In a single window of the Streptococcus suis genome:
- a CDS encoding thioredoxin family protein gives MKKNLFKTLLLSTAIFAMIGTNTVLAEENEENSQTSNSSVAVVESTVPSSEENVEVTAKKVVSVGDADDSTAVAEPANSEVTEEEPAEITSEEYAVNVADFQKISIEDVRQTFTEDGLEHTIYFGRETCYYCRQFSPELKELNQLIDNKLEYYDTDGADFDDSAKEFLFQTVGIPGTPTVIYVKNGQLVSGWVGGGVTAKQLYDHLYLGQSSAQQPEGIQGADNSEEQAVQPDVEEKVEEKLESEKVIVESEKQPEPTVTTVSNSTLTDISANLTVAELEKQNETTTVATAQTKNSEVVVQASSNPVQMVATEKVEQTKLHIIPDTSRSTDTVKTAKTLPNTGDTVSLTLFRLGVVLLMFSLGVVFKVLKTHQEK, from the coding sequence GTGAAGAAAAATTTATTTAAGACATTATTGTTAAGTACAGCTATATTTGCTATGATTGGGACAAACACAGTTTTAGCAGAGGAAAATGAGGAGAATAGCCAAACTTCAAACTCCTCAGTAGCCGTGGTAGAATCCACGGTACCTAGCTCTGAAGAAAATGTTGAAGTAACAGCTAAAAAGGTGGTTTCTGTGGGAGATGCTGATGATTCTACGGCAGTTGCTGAACCAGCTAATAGTGAGGTTACAGAAGAAGAACCTGCGGAAATTACATCTGAAGAATATGCTGTAAATGTGGCAGATTTCCAAAAAATTAGTATTGAAGATGTTCGACAGACATTTACCGAAGATGGTCTGGAACATACAATTTATTTCGGTCGTGAGACATGTTATTACTGCCGTCAATTTTCTCCAGAATTAAAGGAATTAAATCAACTTATTGATAATAAGTTGGAGTATTATGATACAGATGGTGCAGATTTTGATGATTCAGCCAAAGAATTTTTATTTCAAACAGTAGGTATTCCAGGAACACCAACGGTTATTTATGTTAAAAATGGCCAACTAGTTTCAGGTTGGGTTGGCGGAGGAGTGACAGCTAAACAACTTTATGATCACTTGTATCTTGGTCAATCTTCTGCTCAACAGCCAGAAGGTATACAAGGAGCTGACAATTCGGAAGAACAAGCTGTACAGCCTGATGTAGAGGAAAAAGTAGAAGAGAAGTTGGAATCTGAAAAAGTAATTGTGGAGAGTGAGAAGCAGCCTGAACCGACAGTAACAACAGTTTCTAATTCAACACTTACAGACATTTCAGCTAATTTGACAGTCGCTGAACTTGAGAAACAAAACGAAACCACTACAGTTGCAACTGCTCAAACTAAGAATAGTGAGGTTGTAGTTCAAGCATCGTCTAATCCGGTGCAAATGGTTGCAACTGAAAAAGTAGAGCAGACTAAGTTGCATATTATTCCTGACACCAGTCGCTCAACTGATACTGTTAAAACAGCGAAAACTTTGCCAAATACAGGTGATACGGTTTCTTTGACTCTTTTCCGCCTGGGTGTAGTACTGCTTATGTTTTCACTAGGAGTTGTTTTTAAAGTGTTAAAAACTCATCAGGAGAAGTAG
- a CDS encoding bacteriocin, whose product MMNNTTKFKELNTDTLKNINGGGVGDFIQGVIYEIFNSAKPKKRK is encoded by the coding sequence ATGATGAATAATACAACTAAATTTAAAGAATTGAATACTGATACATTAAAAAATATTAATGGAGGTGGGGTAGGTGACTTTATTCAAGGAGTTATCTATGAGATTTTTAATTCGGCGAAACCTAAAAAACGTAAGTAA
- a CDS encoding Blp family class II bacteriocin, which produces MNTNAMERFETLNLDMLAAVEGGNVCAWGVGGGAATGFGTGLLAVAAMTNPVGWVAIAGVGALTLGGGLTGAATFCR; this is translated from the coding sequence ATGAATACAAATGCAATGGAACGATTTGAGACACTTAACCTTGACATGCTTGCAGCCGTTGAAGGTGGAAATGTATGTGCTTGGGGAGTTGGAGGTGGTGCCGCAACTGGTTTTGGGACTGGTTTATTAGCTGTGGCTGCAATGACTAATCCAGTAGGATGGGTTGCTATTGCTGGAGTAGGTGCCCTAACATTAGGAGGAGGTCTAACTGGTGCAGCTACCTTCTGCCGTTAA
- a CDS encoding bacteriocin secretion accessory protein, whose protein sequence is MYEELLESSEFYQKRYHNFSSKLILPVFALMVFLVVFLAFFKKEITLKSAATVEPVKVLAQVQSTSSNKIILNSLKENLVVNIGDVLIKYDSTNETLQQDNSEDQLSLLQKQKEQLELLKLSYETTTSQFPETDTFGYYRRFEDYLNQRQTLESSVSQQNGTIASQNAASTNTQNTIGSLINELSGKISDYQALKSAISTGTSIDSTNQGYSLYTTYISQSGTLTSDIEKDTLKNQTITQIDSQIQQFQSELSSYQIQYSSAGVQQSYNSSLDSQLSSLQSQKISEASQELTALEQKINELENGLEVQNNTLSDTEIVSTVAGIVHMNNEVLNAELIPEGTLIAQIYPIIADEKKVLIETYIPSSDISSLKVGDKIKFKTQDSSNKELTLISKISSIDSNATKTETGSYFKVVSEVKLSDKETQVLKYGTSGEIVVVTGEKTYLDYYLDKFLN, encoded by the coding sequence ATGTACGAAGAATTACTAGAAAGTTCGGAATTTTATCAAAAACGGTATCATAATTTTTCAAGCAAATTGATCCTTCCAGTATTTGCTTTGATGGTTTTCTTGGTTGTATTTTTGGCATTCTTTAAAAAAGAAATCACTCTTAAAAGTGCTGCTACTGTAGAGCCAGTAAAAGTATTAGCCCAGGTTCAATCAACCAGCAGTAACAAGATTATTTTAAATTCACTGAAGGAAAATCTCGTAGTTAATATTGGTGATGTCTTGATCAAGTACGATTCTACAAATGAGACGTTGCAACAAGATAACTCTGAAGATCAGTTGAGTTTACTGCAAAAACAAAAAGAGCAGCTTGAGCTATTAAAATTGAGCTATGAGACAACTACTAGTCAGTTTCCAGAAACAGATACATTTGGTTACTATCGTAGGTTTGAGGATTACTTGAATCAACGACAAACACTAGAAAGTAGTGTTTCACAACAGAATGGAACAATTGCTTCACAGAACGCAGCATCAACGAATACTCAAAATACAATTGGTAGCTTAATCAATGAACTATCAGGTAAAATATCTGATTATCAAGCGTTAAAGAGTGCTATTTCAACAGGAACATCAATTGATAGTACGAACCAAGGGTATTCATTGTATACTACCTATATTTCACAATCTGGGACATTAACGAGTGATATTGAAAAGGATACTCTAAAGAATCAAACGATTACTCAGATTGATTCACAAATCCAGCAATTTCAGTCAGAATTATCTAGTTATCAAATCCAATATTCTAGTGCTGGTGTTCAGCAATCCTACAATTCTAGCTTAGATAGCCAACTTTCTTCTCTACAATCTCAAAAAATTTCAGAAGCAAGTCAAGAACTAACAGCTCTGGAACAAAAAATTAATGAGTTGGAGAATGGATTGGAGGTCCAAAATAATACTCTTTCAGATACTGAAATTGTGTCTACTGTTGCTGGAATTGTTCATATGAACAATGAGGTCCTTAATGCAGAATTGATTCCAGAAGGAACATTGATTGCTCAAATATATCCAATTATTGCAGATGAGAAGAAAGTTTTGATTGAGACTTATATTCCTTCTAGTGATATTTCCAGCCTTAAAGTAGGAGACAAGATTAAGTTTAAAACCCAGGATTCATCCAATAAAGAACTAACTCTTATTTCAAAAATCTCAAGTATAGATAGTAATGCCACTAAGACAGAAACAGGCAGCTACTTTAAGGTTGTTTCAGAGGTAAAACTTTCGGATAAGGAAACCCAGGTTCTGAAATATGGTACATCTGGAGAAATCGTTGTAGTAACTGGAGAGAAAACATATTTGGACTATTATCTGGATAAATTTTTAAATTAA
- the comA gene encoding peptide cleavage/export ABC transporter ComA: MRFKKKHYRAQVDTRDCGVASLAMVFGFYGSYYSLATLRELAKTTQEGTTAFGLVKVAEGEGFETRAIRADMTLFDEDIIYPFIAHVVKNGNLMHYYVVTGCDKKSIHIADPDPTVKLKKMPREQFEEEWTGVSIFIAPTPSYKVHKEKKDSLLSFVPILARQKGLILNIVIATLIVTIINIVGSYYLQSIIDTYIPEQVKNTLSIVSVGLVIVYILQQLISYAQEYLLLVLGQRLSIDVILSYIKHVFHLPMSFFATRRTGEIVSRFTDANSIIDALASTILSVFLDVSIIIIVSIVLFSQNINLFFISLLALPIYTVIILSFMKPFERMNQETMESNAVLSSSIIEDINGIETIKSLTSERQRYQKIDKEFVDYLKKSFAYGRAESIQKTLKKLAQLLLNVAVLWMGANLVMDNKMTLGQLITYNSLLVYFTNPLENIINLQTKLQTAKVANNRLNEVYLVKSEFEEQKTVHDLSHFKGNLTFNSVSYKYGYGRDVLSDINLTLKAGSKVSFVGISGSGKTTLAKMLVNFFSPSKGEILLDDVNLEDINKESLRRYINYLPQQPYVFNGTILDNLLLGAKEGTTQEDIFRAVQIAEIKSDIESMPLNYQTELTSDGVGISGGQRQRIALARALLTDSPVLILDEATSSLDVLTEKKIIDNLMQLDKTLIFIAHRLTISERTEHIVVLDKGKIIEEGAHQDLLQKQGFYAHLVNS; encoded by the coding sequence ATGCGTTTTAAGAAGAAACATTATCGTGCTCAAGTAGATACTAGGGACTGCGGTGTTGCCTCTCTGGCAATGGTTTTTGGTTTCTATGGGTCATATTATTCGTTGGCTACTTTGCGTGAGTTGGCGAAGACTACGCAAGAGGGAACAACAGCTTTTGGATTGGTCAAAGTTGCTGAAGGTGAAGGATTTGAAACTCGAGCAATCCGTGCAGATATGACTCTTTTTGATGAGGACATCATCTATCCTTTTATTGCTCATGTAGTCAAAAATGGGAATTTGATGCACTATTACGTGGTAACAGGCTGTGATAAGAAATCAATTCATATCGCTGACCCAGATCCAACTGTGAAACTGAAGAAAATGCCACGTGAGCAGTTTGAAGAGGAATGGACAGGAGTTTCAATTTTCATCGCTCCAACTCCGAGCTATAAGGTTCACAAAGAAAAGAAAGATAGCTTATTGTCTTTTGTCCCTATCCTTGCTAGACAGAAGGGACTGATATTAAATATTGTCATTGCCACTCTTATAGTGACTATAATCAATATTGTTGGTTCATACTATCTACAATCGATTATAGATACCTATATTCCTGAACAGGTAAAAAATACTCTAAGCATTGTGTCAGTTGGATTAGTTATCGTCTATATTCTTCAACAACTGATTTCTTATGCTCAAGAGTACTTATTATTGGTCCTGGGGCAGAGATTATCAATTGATGTTATTTTGTCTTATATCAAGCATGTTTTTCACTTGCCGATGTCTTTCTTTGCAACAAGAAGAACAGGGGAAATCGTTTCACGTTTCACTGATGCTAATTCAATCATCGATGCTTTAGCAAGTACGATTTTATCGGTTTTCTTAGATGTTTCGATTATCATCATTGTTTCAATTGTTTTGTTTTCTCAAAACATTAACCTATTTTTCATTAGCTTACTTGCATTGCCAATCTATACCGTGATTATCCTATCTTTCATGAAACCATTTGAAAGAATGAATCAAGAAACAATGGAATCTAATGCGGTCCTATCATCTTCAATCATTGAAGACATTAACGGTATTGAGACAATCAAGTCCTTAACAAGTGAACGACAACGTTATCAAAAGATTGATAAGGAATTTGTCGATTATTTGAAGAAGTCATTTGCTTACGGTAGAGCTGAGAGTATTCAGAAAACGCTAAAAAAATTGGCTCAGTTATTGTTGAATGTTGCGGTATTATGGATGGGAGCAAATCTTGTTATGGATAATAAGATGACTTTGGGGCAGCTTATTACCTATAACTCTCTATTGGTTTACTTCACAAACCCTCTGGAAAATATTATTAACCTTCAGACGAAGTTACAAACTGCTAAAGTTGCTAATAACCGCCTAAATGAAGTATACCTGGTAAAATCTGAGTTTGAAGAACAAAAAACAGTTCATGATTTGAGTCATTTCAAAGGGAATCTAACCTTCAACAGTGTCAGCTATAAGTATGGATATGGTAGAGATGTTCTTAGTGACATTAATCTCACATTGAAAGCAGGTAGTAAGGTGTCATTTGTAGGCATTTCAGGTTCAGGAAAAACTACATTAGCCAAGATGCTTGTTAACTTCTTTAGTCCATCAAAGGGAGAGATTTTATTAGATGATGTGAACCTAGAAGACATTAACAAAGAAAGTCTTCGAAGATATATCAATTATCTACCACAACAGCCGTATGTTTTTAATGGTACTATCCTGGATAATCTTTTGCTAGGAGCAAAAGAGGGAACGACTCAGGAAGATATTTTTAGAGCTGTTCAAATCGCAGAAATCAAGTCCGATATAGAATCTATGCCATTGAACTATCAAACAGAATTAACGTCAGATGGTGTTGGTATTTCAGGCGGTCAGCGTCAGAGGATTGCCTTGGCTAGAGCCTTATTGACGGATTCTCCAGTATTGATTTTGGATGAGGCAACCAGTAGCTTAGATGTATTGACTGAGAAGAAAATCATAGATAATCTTATGCAATTAGATAAGACATTGATTTTCATTGCTCATAGATTAACAATTTCTGAGAGAACGGAGCATATCGTTGTCCTGGATAAAGGCAAAATTATTGAAGAAGGAGCTCATCAAGATTTGCTTCAGAAACAAGGATTTTATGCTCATTTAGTAAATAGTTAG
- a CDS encoding class IIb bacteriocin, lactobin A/cerein 7B family, with amino-acid sequence MKELNKFQTIDKNELQEVQGGGIVFGVVALISSPFILGAIAGGADEYARKKGHR; translated from the coding sequence ATGAAAGAACTTAATAAATTTCAAACAATTGATAAAAATGAATTACAAGAAGTACAAGGCGGAGGTATAGTTTTTGGGGTAGTTGCTTTGATTTCATCTCCGTTTATTTTAGGAGCTATTGCTGGTGGAGCTGACGAGTATGCACGTAAGAAAGGACATCGATAA
- a CDS encoding alcohol dehydrogenase, with protein sequence MTKFETMDNMNTNFVALSEYELLNCEGGVGIFEDIGRFVSGTWNVLYQTGRDFGRSIVNAAIK encoded by the coding sequence ATGACTAAATTTGAAACAATGGATAATATGAATACGAACTTTGTAGCACTTTCAGAATATGAATTACTCAATTGTGAGGGGGGAGTCGGAATTTTTGAAGATATTGGTCGATTTGTAAGCGGAACATGGAATGTTCTTTATCAGACAGGTCGTGATTTTGGTCGTAGTATCGTAAATGCAGCAATTAAATAA
- a CDS encoding bacteriocin codes for MNKFKTLSQSELKNTNGGSILIPLPVTWSKKIAEWLIKTLK; via the coding sequence ATGAATAAATTTAAAACTTTAAGTCAATCAGAACTTAAAAATACAAATGGTGGGAGCATTTTAATTCCATTACCAGTCACTTGGTCGAAGAAGATTGCAGAATGGCTTATTAAAACATTGAAATAA
- a CDS encoding bacteriocin produces the protein MKKMTDLELQNITGGSILGLVSFVGNTIRRPRIYLPGEPVKPKVAIM, from the coding sequence ATGAAAAAAATGACAGATCTAGAACTTCAAAATATTACAGGTGGAAGTATTTTAGGCTTGGTGAGTTTTGTAGGAAATACTATTCGTCGCCCTAGGATTTATCTTCCAGGAGAACCAGTAAAGCCTAAAGTAGCTATTATGTAG
- a CDS encoding bacteriocin-type signal sequence, with translation MNTMTFDTDAFVMLTQEELMEIEAGANWDRVFGGASVYLGATMAVAMATSPIGWAAGAAYLATCAASGAYIGYGLAT, from the coding sequence ATGAATACAATGACATTTGATACTGATGCGTTTGTGATGCTTACTCAAGAAGAACTGATGGAAATTGAGGCCGGTGCAAATTGGGATAGGGTTTTTGGTGGTGCTTCAGTTTATTTAGGAGCAACAATGGCTGTTGCAATGGCCACCAGTCCTATTGGTTGGGCAGCTGGAGCTGCTTACCTAGCGACATGTGCTGCTTCAGGGGCTTACATTGGATATGGATTAGCAACATAA
- a CDS encoding bacteriocin, whose protein sequence is MKKLNKKELQNITGGSVFGMVKNSIRKPIIYLPGGPPKVKLEVM, encoded by the coding sequence ATGAAAAAGTTGAATAAAAAAGAACTTCAAAATATTACAGGTGGAAGTGTGTTTGGAATGGTCAAGAATTCTATTCGTAAACCTATAATTTATCTTCCTGGCGGTCCGCCAAAGGTCAAATTAGAAGTTATGTAA
- a CDS encoding ParA family protein — MKIITININKGGTGKSTFSYNFSKWLSSIKHKKVLLIDGDSSCNLTYSFKELGISSIYDVFKGGAFEIHPVDEKLDFIKGSEFLTDEDLELRKKQNNCLILFMWFADNIDALSKYDYVVIDTHNDASLVTSNFIAVADAVIGVSEPSRNGYRAWLELQETISRLKSEVVDIMTRKSYIQAVPYLIGNKIEHIGSSSREFLDIIADDPGLLGVIPKKELLAKSLLSDKSIFELQDEMSDTEKRRHKNFYEHIEEVFEKIIHTI; from the coding sequence ATGAAGATAATAACAATTAATATCAATAAAGGTGGTACAGGTAAGTCTACTTTTTCTTATAACTTTTCTAAGTGGTTATCATCTATAAAACATAAAAAGGTTCTTCTAATAGATGGGGACTCATCATGCAATTTGACTTATTCTTTTAAAGAATTAGGGATAAGTTCTATTTATGATGTCTTTAAAGGAGGAGCTTTTGAGATACACCCTGTAGATGAAAAACTAGACTTTATCAAAGGTTCAGAATTTTTAACTGATGAGGATTTGGAACTTAGGAAGAAACAAAATAATTGCCTGATTCTTTTTATGTGGTTTGCGGATAACATTGATGCGTTAAGTAAATATGATTACGTTGTTATAGATACTCATAACGATGCTAGCTTGGTCACATCGAACTTTATAGCAGTGGCGGATGCTGTGATTGGGGTATCAGAGCCTTCTAGAAACGGTTATCGTGCCTGGTTAGAACTTCAAGAAACCATTAGTCGTCTTAAGTCTGAGGTTGTCGACATTATGACCAGGAAATCCTATATTCAAGCTGTTCCGTATCTGATTGGAAATAAAATAGAGCATATCGGTAGTAGCTCACGAGAGTTTCTTGATATTATTGCTGATGATCCAGGATTGTTAGGAGTAATTCCTAAAAAAGAATTACTTGCAAAGAGCTTACTGAGCGACAAGAGTATATTTGAACTTCAGGATGAAATGTCAGATACTGAAAAGAGACGTCATAAGAACTTTTATGAACATATTGAAGAAGTCTTTGAAAAAATCATTCATACTATATAA
- a CDS encoding GHKL domain-containing protein — MNIFISPFYDTVFFIDMLIRLMILQQISGLFLSKKKKCFIASCLTVCQIILYDIYLLLEPFSFLIVIPFFKTNWNRTQKIFYGLLPFVIGDMFQRIISLYLRFIFDVDIVYANASVMFEILLSILLIPFYYGFFKGLRIESKYLQVDTLDKKFSGIFLGLNILFITYFLLIRGNLFLEVLMDKGIVDIKIDTYFIRTNILLLYFILFTVSMLYLNYQKKEKQEKEIQELKDKQLADLGRYSRHVESLYKEIRSFRHDYTNILVSLNEAIKEGDIVAIRTIYSEVIADSDRKFYDGKYDIARLSNIQNPAVKSLLSSKMLEAQKKGIAISVEVDAEIEPPALELIEFITILSILLDNAIDAAEQCTNGNIVFAYFQEYDRKIVVVENTTVEDKVLTSHIFEYGHSTKGDNRGIGLANVKAILDNYPKFSISTNSSNHRFVQELVFLE; from the coding sequence ATGAATATTTTTATATCTCCATTTTACGACACTGTATTCTTTATTGACATGCTGATTCGTTTGATGATTCTTCAACAAATTAGCGGTTTATTTTTAAGCAAGAAGAAAAAATGTTTTATAGCTTCTTGCTTAACTGTCTGTCAAATAATTCTTTATGATATTTACTTACTATTAGAACCATTTTCTTTTCTGATTGTTATACCATTTTTTAAAACAAATTGGAATAGAACTCAAAAAATATTTTATGGATTATTACCATTTGTGATAGGGGATATGTTTCAACGTATCATCAGCCTTTATTTACGTTTTATTTTTGATGTAGATATTGTATATGCAAATGCTAGTGTTATGTTTGAAATCTTATTGTCTATTTTATTAATTCCTTTTTATTATGGATTTTTCAAGGGATTACGAATAGAATCGAAATATCTTCAAGTTGATACTTTGGACAAAAAATTTAGCGGTATATTTTTGGGATTAAATATTCTATTTATTACTTATTTTCTTTTAATAAGAGGTAATTTATTTTTGGAAGTATTGATGGATAAAGGAATAGTGGATATTAAGATAGATACTTATTTTATTAGAACTAATATACTACTATTATACTTTATTCTATTTACAGTTAGTATGTTGTATTTAAACTATCAGAAGAAAGAAAAGCAAGAAAAAGAAATCCAGGAATTGAAGGACAAACAATTAGCTGATTTAGGTCGTTATAGCCGTCATGTTGAATCACTTTATAAAGAAATTCGAAGTTTCCGACATGACTATACAAATATTCTCGTTAGTTTGAATGAGGCTATAAAAGAGGGAGACATTGTTGCGATTCGAACGATTTATAGTGAGGTTATTGCAGATTCTGATAGAAAATTCTATGATGGAAAATATGATATAGCTAGATTATCCAATATACAAAATCCTGCAGTGAAGAGTTTACTATCATCTAAGATGTTGGAGGCACAAAAAAAGGGGATTGCAATTTCTGTGGAAGTAGATGCTGAAATTGAACCACCTGCTTTAGAGTTGATTGAATTTATAACGATTCTGTCTATTTTATTAGATAATGCTATCGATGCTGCAGAGCAGTGTACAAATGGAAATATTGTATTTGCCTACTTCCAGGAATATGACCGAAAAATTGTGGTTGTAGAAAATACTACTGTCGAGGATAAAGTATTAACAAGTCATATTTTTGAATATGGTCATTCTACAAAAGGAGATAATCGAGGAATTGGCTTGGCCAATGTAAAAGCTATTTTAGATAACTATCCTAAATTTTCTATATCAACGAACAGTAGCAATCATCGATTTGTTCAGGAGTTGGTGTTTTTAGAATAA
- a CDS encoding response regulator transcription factor: MLNIFVLEDDFFQQSRLENAIRQCVEETSVRYKFLEVFGKPNQLLESIEEAGNHQFFFLDIEIKGEEKKGMEIAKEIRARDPYAVIVFVTTHSEFMPVTYRYRVSALDFIDKGLEDSDFQKAVSDVLVHAFENIDHTIAENSFVYKTETAHIQVPFSDILYFETSSTIHKVILKTKTGQTEFYGKVSDIAKADERLYQAHRSCVVNPLNITRLDRTNHIAYFENGDSCFVSRMKQKELADLLEID, from the coding sequence ATGCTTAATATTTTTGTATTAGAAGATGATTTTTTTCAGCAGAGCAGGCTAGAAAATGCTATTAGGCAGTGTGTTGAAGAAACGTCAGTAAGATATAAATTCCTAGAAGTTTTTGGTAAACCAAATCAATTATTGGAATCAATTGAAGAAGCAGGCAATCACCAATTTTTCTTTTTAGATATTGAAATAAAAGGCGAAGAAAAGAAGGGAATGGAAATTGCTAAAGAAATCCGTGCTCGCGATCCCTATGCTGTTATTGTCTTTGTAACAACTCACTCAGAATTTATGCCGGTAACGTATCGTTATCGAGTCTCTGCTTTAGATTTTATAGATAAAGGCCTAGAGGATAGTGACTTTCAAAAGGCAGTATCAGATGTGTTAGTGCATGCTTTTGAAAATATTGATCATACTATAGCTGAAAATTCTTTTGTATACAAAACTGAAACTGCTCATATTCAAGTCCCTTTTAGTGATATTCTTTATTTTGAAACATCATCAACGATTCATAAAGTCATTTTAAAAACGAAAACAGGTCAGACTGAATTTTACGGGAAAGTATCCGATATAGCGAAAGCTGACGAACGACTTTACCAAGCACATCGTTCTTGTGTAGTGAATCCATTAAATATAACAAGATTGGACAGAACAAATCACATTGCCTATTTTGAGAATGGAGATTCTTGTTTTGTTTCTCGGATGAAGCAGAAGGAGCTTGCAGATTTACTGGAGATTGACTGA
- a CDS encoding LytTR family transcriptional regulator DNA-binding domain-containing protein, whose product MNFLIINKDDISMKLFLEDIFYISSDTTKPHMLKAVTESGVFEFYGTLKDLEDKLKLNFFRCHRKFLVNIDKIQGLNLSERLIVFTNDGVGTISFSRYKQKELNKLWRRG is encoded by the coding sequence ATGAATTTTTTAATTATTAATAAAGATGATATTTCAATGAAACTGTTTCTTGAGGATATATTTTATATTAGTTCAGATACAACCAAGCCGCATATGTTAAAGGCTGTTACAGAGTCTGGTGTTTTTGAATTTTATGGTACCTTGAAAGATTTAGAAGATAAGTTAAAATTGAACTTTTTTAGGTGTCATCGTAAATTCCTTGTCAATATTGATAAAATTCAAGGACTAAATTTATCAGAACGTCTAATAGTATTTACAAATGATGGTGTTGGGACTATTTCTTTTTCAAGATACAAACAGAAGGAATTAAATAAACTATGGAGAAGAGGTTAA
- a CDS encoding recombinase family protein has protein sequence MSRIGYIRISSKDQNLDRQVENLSDVFKVFSDKLSGKDKNRPGLEALLSFIREGDIVVVSELDRLGRNNKELTEVISMIHSKGATLEILSFPSLVGIKDDNLRRLLNNLIIEIYKYQAEAERVRLLERQRQGIEIAKKKGKYKGRKPLFTSASPQLQHAFELFKSGCSDRDIEDLVGINARTFRRYREKFGIKRTT, from the coding sequence ATGAGTAGGATTGGTTATATTAGAATTAGTAGTAAGGATCAGAATTTAGATAGGCAAGTAGAAAATCTTTCTGATGTATTTAAGGTATTTTCTGATAAGCTTAGTGGAAAGGATAAGAATAGACCTGGTTTAGAAGCATTATTGTCTTTTATTAGAGAAGGAGATATTGTTGTTGTTTCTGAGTTAGATCGATTAGGGAGAAATAATAAAGAGTTAACAGAAGTAATATCTATGATTCATTCAAAAGGGGCTACTCTTGAGATTTTAAGTTTTCCTTCTTTGGTTGGAATTAAAGATGATAATTTAAGAAGGTTATTGAATAATTTAATAATTGAGATTTATAAGTATCAAGCGGAAGCTGAGAGGGTTAGGCTTTTGGAGAGACAACGTCAGGGGATTGAGATTGCCAAAAAGAAAGGCAAGTATAAAGGGAGAAAACCTTTGTTTACTAGTGCAAGTCCTCAATTGCAGCATGCTTTTGAATTGTTTAAATCAGGCTGTTCTGATAGGGATATAGAAGATTTAGTGGGAATTAATGCGAGAACATTCAGAAGATATAGAGAAAAATTTGGAATAAAAAGAACAACATAA